ttgtaaagaaTGAGCTCAGGAGAGCTTTCGACTGAATCATGAAATGTATTTAATGTCGACATTCAATCTGTTCTCAGGAAGGAGTTACGGGTCGGCCGTGGACTGGATGGACTCCACGCCCGGCGAGGTGGCGCTGTGGGAGCGCATGTTGGCGTCGCCCAACGAATGGGCGGAGGGAGTGCTGCCCCTTCGCGTGCTGAGCTCTGCCAAAACGGCCTTCAAATAACTACAAGTACATCCCTCCTGTCATGGCGCTTTCACATTTGCAAAAACTATAAGCCCAAGGTCATGATGTCTTCTTGATCCATACAAGGCGAAGAATTCTTTTCTATTCACTTTTTCAACGGGCCGAAGATGAACAAAAGAGAGCAAAAACCACACAACTTTTCATTTTAGATGTGTTAAATGCATTCAAACCAACAAAGGGCCCATTAGTACATTTGATGAAGTTTGAAATCATTGACTGAATATGTCATTGTGGCCTTTTTACAACTGCAACTGTTTGCAACACTTTGCTCTGTGTGGATGTCttcaaaatatgttttgacaATTAACAAATACTCcagaataggggtgtaacgattcatcgatacacgtcgatataatgctctacgatttattggcatcgatgctaaacgtaaacagcgatttatatcgccgcgttttagacgcaactttttttttaaattcagttcattgttgcttgcttcctctttccgggagcagtgcgggggcgtgttgtgttgtgagcagcgcagacacgtgaaaggggagtcgacaactagcacgcggctcctgggctggtgctatggctagtgtccaaaaatacgaggaaattggctcccctttaggcttcaagtcattctttggaagcactttggattccaaagaaaagatgactcaacggccaagactattgtagtttgtaaatcctgccatgcggtgatcaaatattcggggagcacaaatcttgccgcacatttaaagaaaaaacacgacatcaaagttcagtgttaaaataagcactttgtatactacaatactcttgtaatttcctaaatagagtttgcagtaccttgttgattttgcgtatgaattgttataaatcaggatattgttctatattttttatttaaaaaaatatatatatcgatcgtagagcactatatcgtgatatatcgtgaatgaatcgcagcaggctttaagatatcggcaaatatcgtatcgtagttctttgtatcgatatgatatcgtatcgtgacaaaacccgcgatttacacccctactccagAAGCTTCCTTTAAAACACTAAATCAAACTGAGAAGTGTATATGCATCTATAGTAAAGCTTGCGGTGTACTATCATCACTTCCGTAAGATTCCAACAATATTTATTCTTGATTTTCACACTAAATTCCAGAGACTAACAAAGCAGTTGTTCAGTTTGTCtatgttaaataaaggttacacTTAAAAATAAGGTGCTTTTGAACGAGTTGTCCTTATgggaaaaacaaagctaaatatggtaaatacaatatattaaagaaaggAATCTAGAATCTAAAACCAGTCAAGATGACAATACAGAAGATGATCGCCACCACTGGGTCGCTGTAGCGGCTCGCTGACGAACCTGAAGAATAGAGAAAATCGATATACGCgacagtattttattttaagcagtatttttatttttgaacttCCCAAAAAAAGACATGCCCAAACTTACCCAAATAAGCTGCGTTAGTTTGAAAATCTTCTGAAAggccaaaccaaaaaaaagacacaaaataaatgtaatgttGCGACTGCAACTAAACCAAATTCAATGCAATTGTATATTTTAATAACACCCAATTAATACGCACCTGTGctctttttggccacaaaaatGGCCTGTGAGGTGACTGTAGCATTAGCCAACACTTCCTCAACGTCTCTTTTTCTTCGGGTACCGGAACAATCCTGTTCAAAACAAACGTCAGTAAAAAAAAGTtagtttaccgtaattttcggactataagtcgcaccggagtataagtcgcaccagccataaaatgcccaaaaaagtgaaaaaaaacatatatgtatataagtcgctcctgagcataaatcgaccccccccccacccaaactatgaaaaaaaaaacgcaatttatagtccgaaaactacggtaatttcttctttttttttttttaaatgtatttattttttagattaGTTTTTCTCCATATATTTACTCATTGGTCAATGAGTTAGCCATAGCAGGCTACTTCCTAACATTAGACATTCGGAGGATTTCATGGATGAGACTCATGACTAAAATTGGTTATTCAATTCCTTTAtccaagaggggaaaaaaacatgtagCGTCATATtttttctcgtttttttttgtccaggttAGCTAGCAGGCTAACAACTTTCCACTGAATTGGATTCTGCCATTTGCATTGTGACACTCACAGGCTTCAATGCATCACAGGAGGACACTTCGCACAATCTCGTCACACAATGAAGATAGAACGTGGACACCGTCAGATTCTTGTGCTCCACGAATCGAAAGGCCTCGAAGGAGAAGTGCGCCTCCTGGGAGTCGCCGTTGAGCAGCACCTCGGTCTGCTCGTCACGTGTGCAACTTGAGACGACAAAGCGGGCGCGAGTGAACGGCGAGAACCCGACGTTACCTttcatttgcaaagccatcGTGCGCTCACCCGATAAAAAGGTCATAGAAGTTGTTGAAGTTCGGGTAAGGGCTCGTGGTAGCGTAACATCGATCCAGCAGCACGTTGAACCTTTCAAAAAGATCCGCAGTTGTCTTTTCTTGTCCTTTGCCAAAACTCTTAAGAGGACGACATCTACCTTTCTGTTAAATTGGTGGCTCGTACGGTGACGTAGATTTTGGTCTTCAGTTGGAGTCCCGTCTCCGGGATGGTAAGAGGTTCTTGGTACTGAGCATCCTGACCAATCAAATGATGTTCTTGTTAGATAATACGTACCAAAGATGCGAATGGACTGAGTTAGTTCTTACTTGGAATAACTCCAAGCTCAGCGTACTGATGAAGCTGCCGTTGTTGTCTTTAATGGCCACGTTCACACCGGATCTGTCAAGATCATTTTCAAAATTAGACTTTAGACAGCCGTCCAAAAGTTCCGACGGGCCGCCGCACTCACACGCCCAGCTCGGTGTTGTTGAGGATGTATTGCATCGGGTAGACGCAGGAGAACATGTAGAGGAGCTGCGGCCTATAAGTGATCATGCCGGCCGACGGGTCGATGGAATTCACCGTGCCGGAAATGTTGACAAACTGCACGTTGGAGAAGTCGGCGAAGTCGCCCGTGCCCACCTCGTCGGTGACCTTCAGAAGAAACGCTGGGGTCACATCGCGGAGCTCTCCGAGCGAGCCGCGCGGCGACTTACGGTGAACATGTTCCCGCATGACGCCGTGGAGCTTTCGTTTATAGGGAAGCTGAAATTTAAGACGGGCGGGACGACGGTGAAGTCGGCCACGCCGAAACATTCTTCGTTGTTTAACTCGTTGTTCAGCACCATGAGGGACTCGTTGTAGAGGGCTTGGTACATGGGGCATAGGTAGATGCTCAGGTCCATGCGGTCCGTTCCGCAGTAGACCATTATGTCAGAGTTTTCTGGGACAAACAAGGTGGGACACTTTgcacaagacaaaacaaaatgagaagaaaacaGGAAAGTTCACTACCTGGGGCTCTGTTGGTGTCACTCGTAGCGCACTCGGGTGGTGTCTGACCTCCAATTCCCAAGATGGCGAGATGGCACGCAAGCAGCACCAGCTTCATTTTTCTGGATGCAGAAGACATTTGCAGGGAGAAACTTGAAAAAGAGCCAGTGCAGCGCAAATTTCTGCTGAGGGAAAACAAGTTAGCAAAAGTTTGCCATTTTGGAAAAAGGCCATgtaggccaaaaaaaaaaatggaataataATGGAAGATAGTAAAAGTTGTCATTctgtgtaataaaaaaaatattgactaTGAGAATTTAGTGTTTTCTTGTTCAAATAATTTTCTTGACTTTGGTTTTGGGCTGTTAAAGTTTACTGCTGTAATTTTACTCTTTTCCTTTTCGTGCTGCCCCTTTCTCATGTTTATCTTTCAATACtaacaaaaatgcaaaatacaCTTTATAATACACTTAAAATACATGTTAATTGGCTCTAAATTTTTTAGCGCGCTCAAGTATTACATAAAGCGAATcagaaaataatgataatacaaGACTATCATTGTCAAAGCTGTGAAAAAGCAAATTCATGgtgactaataataataatgaattctCACCTGTAAATCCCCATTTTGTCTGTTCCAGAAGTCCCGCACATGATTCCATTTATAGGGTCACCAATAGGGGCGTGGAAGGGGAAGCCACTAAACAATAGTGCAACACGAGCCCTGATGTTCACAGTATAGTACATTCTGTGCCTAAATGTGTTTTCTATTTTCAATTTCTAAATgtaaccttttctt
This genomic window from Syngnathus typhle isolate RoL2023-S1 ecotype Sweden linkage group LG6, RoL_Styp_1.0, whole genome shotgun sequence contains:
- the si:dkey-4p15.5 gene encoding zona pellucida-like domain-containing protein 1; the protein is MCGTSGTDKMGIYRKMKLVLLACHLAILGIGGQTPPECATSDTNRAPENSDIMVYCGTDRMDLSIYLCPMYQALYNESLMVLNNELNNEECFGVADFTVVPPVLNFSFPINESSTASCGNMFTVTDEVGTGDFADFSNVQFVNISGTVNSIDPSAGMITYRPQLLYMFSCVYPMQYILNNTELGVSGVNVAIKDNNGSFISTLSLELFQDAQYQEPLTIPETGLQLKTKIYVTVRATNLTERFNVLLDRCYATTSPYPNFNNFYDLFIGCTRDEQTEVLLNGDSQEAHFSFEAFRFVEHKNLTVSTFYLHCVTRLCEVSSCDALKPDCSGTRRKRDVEEVLANATVTSQAIFVAKKSTEDFQTNAAYLGSSASRYSDPVVAIIFCIVILTGFRF